From the Ilumatobacteraceae bacterium genome, the window TCGTCGTAGGAGATGTGGAGCAGACACTTCACGACGGTGACGCCGTCGTTCGTCAGTTCGTCCTCGAAGTCGATGATCTCACCGATGCGCTCGTCGAACTCGTCACCGGTCATACCGTCCTCGACCGCCGGGACGAAGAGGTCTTCGTAGTGGGAGCGGTCGAACACGGTGAGGCGACCGGGCTCGGGCACCTGGCGCCGGATCCGCTCGAGGAAGTGTTCGTCGACCTCGTCGCCCTCGGGTTCGGTGAAGCTGGCGACGTCCACCTTGGCGGGGTTCATCGCTTGCACCACGTGCTTGATCGTCCCGTTCTTGCCCGAACAGTCGAGCCCCTGCAGGATCAGGAGGATCGCATGGTCCTCGTTCGCCATCATCAATTCGTGCAGGTCGAACAGGCGGGGGCGGATGTCGTCGTCGAGTTGGTCTTTCGCGTCCGACTTCGAGAGCAGGGTCGCGCCGGGGTCGAAGCCGGCGAGGGTCAGGTCGTCGTCGCCGGGAGCGGTCAGACGGGCGCTCAGCGGTTGATCGCTCACGGGCACCTGACCTCCAGCGCCGCGGGTTCGATCGTGAACTCGAGTCGATCCGTCTCGGGACGGTCCTCGCCATCGAGTTCGTACGGCGCCGGTTCATCGAGGTCGACGGTGACCGTGGTGCCGGTGTACCGCTCGACCAGATGCTTCGGTTGTTCGCGCCGACGCATGAGGCGCCAGCCGATCGTCAGCCAGTCACGGAGCCGTTCTGCGGTGAGGATCGCGATGTCGAGGCGGCCGTCGTCGGGCGCCGCGTCGGGGAACACCTGGAGGCCGCCGGTGACCGCGCCGCAGTTGCCGACGAGCACCATCGCCGTGCGGCCGGACCACACCGCCTCGCCGTCGACCGTCACCGATGCTCGGACGATCTGCGCCGGCAGGTTCTTCGCGCCGGAGATCATGTAGGCGACGCTCCCGAACCGACGTTTGACGGTGGAGTCGGCATCGCGGATCATCGCCGCGTCGAAGCCGACGCCGGCCATGACGAGGAACTTCTCGTCGTTGACCACGCCGACGTCGAGGGTGGTCGTCGTCGACGACACCGCGCACGGCACCGCGTCGAGACCGACGGGGATCGACAGGTTCTCGGCGAGCAGGTTCCCGGTGCCCAGTGGCACCACGCCGAGCGCCGTCGAGGTGCCGGCGAGTGTCTCAGCGACCGCTCGCACCGTGCCGTCGCCACCGCAGGCGACCACGGTGTCGCAGCCACGCTCGATCGCCTCGGCCGTCTGGCCGGGCCCCGGATCGTCGGCGGTCGTGGGCGACCATCGGATCCGGTGCGCCGATTCGTGCGGGGCGAACGCCCGCTCGAGATCGCCGACCGTGATGGCGCTGCCGGACTTCGGGTTGTAGACGACGGTGACGTCGCTCACGAATTGTCCTCGATCCGGCGGTACCGGTGGCTGAACACGCAGAACGCTCCGTACAGCATCAGGCCGACGGCGCTCACCCAGACGAGCAGTTCCCCCGTCGTAGTGGTCGCGACCTTGCGGAGGGCCCCGTCGAAACCGCGGGCATCGTCGGGATCGAACCTGATCGCGGCGCGAGCGACGAAGAATCCGACGAGGATCGTCACGACACCCCGACCGATCCACCCGGCGACACCGGCGGCGATGACGACCCGGTCGACCGCCTCGTCGTCGGATTCATCGACACCGTGGAGGTCCTCCGTGAAGCTGCGCATGATGCCCTTGTGCACGACGAACACGAGGCCGACTGCGATCGTGATCACACCGCCGGCCGTCACGAGCACACGTCCCCATCCCGTCTCGAGCAACGACTTGGACAGCTGCTCGACGGTGCTCTCGCCGCCGCTCTCACTGCCGCGCTGCACGGTCCGTGCCGCCGTGAACGCGAGGAGCACGTAGAAGCCCGCCGAGAATCCGTAGCCGACACGGTGTGCCCATGCCGACAGGTCGTTGCCTCGGATCACCGCGACGCTCAACACCCGCCAGAGGAAGTACAGGACGAGCCCGACCGCCATCACCGAGAGCAGGATGCGACCGCCCGGCTGCTCGAGCACTCGATTGAGCGCGCCGCTCGGTGAGGCTTCGTCGTCGCTCGGTTCCTGTCGGGCGATCTGCGTCGCCGTCGCACCGAAGAGGAGGTACACGAACCCTTTGGCGACCCAGCCGAGCTGACCGACCGTCTCGAGCCACGGGCGTTCGCGCACCGCGTCGTTCACTCCGTCGGCGACGTCGTCGCCATCGGTTCGCAAGCCTGCTGTGCTCATGTTGGTTCCCCGTGGTCCGTGGTCGTCGTCGAGGTGAGATCGGCCGGATGGTGGTCGTCGGCGGTCTCGTGACGTGGGTCGCCGGTACCCCGATCGGGTGAACCCGAAACCTGCACGACGGGCAGTCGAGCCGCCAACCACCAGGGCACGAACTGGGCGACGACGACGAAGAGGGCCAGCAGCAGCGTCGCCAGTCGCGCCAGTGCGAACGCACGCGACATGTCGCCGCGACTCGACACGGCGAGCAGCCCTGCGTCGGTCGCGGTGCGCCGATAGTCGTCGAGGAGATCGGCGCTGTTCGCCAGCGCCGCTCGGGTCTCCGCGAGGTCGGCCCGCACCGCGTCGACGCGGCCGCCGATGTCGTCCGACCCGTCGGCGAACGTCTGCAGTTCGCTCGTCAGTCTCGTGAGGTCGTCGCCGATCGGGTCGAACGCGGCGCGCAGGTTGGAGATCGCGACGGGCAGCGGGACCTCCGGGTCGTAGTCGGGTCCGAACGGGACACTCGACAGCCCGCTGAGCGCAGTATCGATCGCGCCACTCAACGACTGGACCGTCGACAGCGCGACGTCGATGTCTTCGAAGCTCTCCGGCAGCGAGGACGACAGCGACGCGGTGGTCGAGGCCACTCCGGCGGTGTCGCCCAACGCCGATTCGACCGCGCCGAGCGTCGCCCCGACCGTCTCGAGGCCCGCGTCGAGCGACTCGATGAGTTGCTCGGCGACGTCGATCGTCTCGATCACGCTGACCGACGCCGCCTCACCGATCTGCAGGCTCTGGTCGAGGTTCTCGTCGAGATCCGTCAGGAACAGCCAGCCGGTGACCCCGAGCACCAGACCGGCGACGACGCCGAACACCGCGATCCCACGGAAACAACGGGCGGCGGTTGCTGCGTTCACGCCGCCGCCTTCGCCGAGAGCTGCCGCCTCAGACCGAGGATGGCGA encodes:
- a CDS encoding polyphosphate kinase 2 family protein, with translation MSDQPLSARLTAPGDDDLTLAGFDPGATLLSKSDAKDQLDDDIRPRLFDLHELMMANEDHAILLILQGLDCSGKNGTIKHVVQAMNPAKVDVASFTEPEGDEVDEHFLERIRRQVPEPGRLTVFDRSHYEDLFVPAVEDGMTGDEFDERIGEIIDFEDELTNDGVTVVKCLLHISYDEQRARFLRRLRRADKRWKFSESDVETRARWDEWQVVYGKAVGRTSTEHAPWYVIPADHKWHRNWVVGSLLVEHFERFGESYPEPFTDAELAALRARLEPPN
- a CDS encoding diacylglycerol kinase family lipid kinase is translated as MSDVTVVYNPKSGSAITVGDLERAFAPHESAHRIRWSPTTADDPGPGQTAEAIERGCDTVVACGGDGTVRAVAETLAGTSTALGVVPLGTGNLLAENLSIPVGLDAVPCAVSSTTTTLDVGVVNDEKFLVMAGVGFDAAMIRDADSTVKRRFGSVAYMISGAKNLPAQIVRASVTVDGEAVWSGRTAMVLVGNCGAVTGGLQVFPDAAPDDGRLDIAILTAERLRDWLTIGWRLMRRREQPKHLVERYTGTTVTVDLDEPAPYELDGEDRPETDRLEFTIEPAALEVRCP
- a CDS encoding DUF1206 domain-containing protein — protein: MSTAGLRTDGDDVADGVNDAVRERPWLETVGQLGWVAKGFVYLLFGATATQIARQEPSDDEASPSGALNRVLEQPGGRILLSVMAVGLVLYFLWRVLSVAVIRGNDLSAWAHRVGYGFSAGFYVLLAFTAARTVQRGSESGGESTVEQLSKSLLETGWGRVLVTAGGVITIAVGLVFVVHKGIMRSFTEDLHGVDESDDEAVDRVVIAAGVAGWIGRGVVTILVGFFVARAAIRFDPDDARGFDGALRKVATTTTGELLVWVSAVGLMLYGAFCVFSHRYRRIEDNS